The Leadbettera azotonutricia ZAS-9 genome has a window encoding:
- the map gene encoding type I methionyl aminopeptidase, translating into MIRLKNEKQINAIRTSCKALSSMYRELLPMVKPGVETIEIDRWVHNWIKKAGGKPAFLGYGPRKNPFPNSICISINEEVIHGIPSRRKIANGDLVSLDCGIDLDGYISDQAITVEAGKVSPEAHRLNEVTRECLYAGIKAAKAGDRLLQIARAVQGHALSHGYGVVHQFCGHGVGLEVHEDPQVTNVPHGPNPKLAGGMVIAIEPMINLGTGDVEILEDDWTVVTADQKLSSHWEHTIAIFPDHTEILTE; encoded by the coding sequence ATGATACGGCTTAAGAATGAAAAGCAGATAAACGCCATCAGGACTTCGTGCAAAGCCCTTTCATCTATGTACAGGGAACTCCTTCCCATGGTTAAGCCCGGCGTGGAGACTATCGAGATAGACCGCTGGGTGCATAACTGGATCAAAAAGGCAGGCGGCAAGCCCGCGTTCCTGGGTTACGGCCCCAGGAAAAATCCCTTCCCAAACTCTATCTGCATATCCATAAACGAGGAAGTGATTCACGGCATCCCTTCCAGGCGGAAGATCGCCAATGGCGATCTGGTGTCCCTGGACTGCGGCATAGACCTTGATGGCTATATTTCGGATCAGGCTATTACGGTGGAGGCAGGCAAGGTGAGTCCTGAAGCCCATAGGCTCAACGAAGTTACCCGGGAATGCCTCTATGCGGGGATCAAGGCAGCCAAGGCAGGGGACAGGCTCCTCCAGATTGCCAGGGCTGTGCAGGGCCATGCCCTTTCCCACGGTTATGGCGTGGTCCACCAGTTTTGCGGCCACGGGGTGGGCCTGGAGGTTCACGAAGACCCCCAGGTGACGAATGTTCCCCACGGCCCCAACCCCAAGCTGGCGGGGGGCATGGTTATAGCTATTGAACCCATGATCAACCTGGGTACCGGGGATGTGGAGATTTTGGAAGACGACTGGACTGTGGTTACAGCCGACCAGAAGCTTTCGTCGCACTGGGAGCATACCATCGCCATTTTCCCGGACCATACCGAAATTCTCACTGAATAA